From one Amycolatopsis sp. FDAARGOS 1241 genomic stretch:
- a CDS encoding sugar ABC transporter permease — MTETPAKSAKPDAAIADFGIDTTSMSTGEAIKDYFARMKDGQLGSIPAVLGVIVLAILFSALSSDFFTLRNIANLLAQGAGQTIIAMGIVFVLLLGEIDLSAGTASGVAASLMALHYVRNGNLLGSMGTGVFITFIAVLALAVILALLQRIWAGAAVSLVGIVVILIGAPQNAWLEMVIAITTGTAIGCITGFLVSKIGMPSFVVTLALFIVWQGVILQFIGEGGTLPISTDDTLNAVANGNLSVLGSWVLFIISVGGYALIALGQHFSRLKRGLVVQPTPIVLFKVGVIAVISAVATYLLTLNRSSNDAVVIDGVPYVVPIVLVLLFAGTYVLNRTKYGRHLYAVGGNQEAARRAGINVAKLRTSVFVISSSFAAIGAIVYSSKIGSVNPQSGGLNTLLFAVGAAVIGGTSLFGGKGRIIDAVIGGAVLAIVNNGLGLLQQSAAVVNIVTGLVLLLAATVDALSRRRAAASAR; from the coding sequence ATGACTGAGACCCCTGCGAAGTCCGCCAAGCCGGACGCGGCGATCGCCGACTTCGGCATCGACACCACGTCGATGTCGACGGGCGAGGCGATCAAGGACTACTTCGCGCGGATGAAGGACGGCCAGCTCGGCTCGATCCCCGCCGTGCTCGGCGTGATCGTCCTGGCGATCCTCTTCAGCGCCCTCTCGAGCGACTTCTTCACGCTGCGCAACATCGCGAACCTGCTCGCGCAGGGCGCGGGCCAGACCATCATCGCGATGGGCATCGTGTTCGTGCTGCTGCTGGGGGAGATCGACCTGTCGGCCGGTACCGCGTCCGGTGTGGCCGCCTCGCTGATGGCACTGCACTACGTGCGCAACGGCAACCTGCTGGGCTCGATGGGCACCGGCGTGTTCATCACGTTCATCGCGGTGCTCGCACTCGCCGTGATCCTCGCGCTGCTGCAGCGGATCTGGGCCGGCGCGGCGGTGTCGCTCGTCGGCATCGTGGTGATCCTGATCGGAGCTCCGCAGAACGCGTGGCTGGAGATGGTCATCGCGATCACCACCGGCACCGCCATCGGCTGCATCACCGGTTTCCTCGTGTCGAAGATCGGCATGCCGTCGTTCGTCGTGACGCTGGCGCTGTTCATCGTGTGGCAGGGCGTGATCCTGCAGTTCATCGGTGAGGGCGGCACGCTGCCGATCAGCACGGACGACACCCTCAACGCGGTGGCCAATGGCAACCTGTCGGTGCTCGGCAGCTGGGTCCTGTTCATCATCTCGGTCGGCGGCTACGCGCTCATCGCGCTGGGCCAGCACTTCTCGCGGCTCAAACGCGGTCTCGTGGTGCAGCCGACGCCGATCGTCCTGTTCAAGGTCGGTGTGATCGCGGTGATCTCCGCCGTCGCGACCTATCTGCTGACGCTCAACCGCTCGTCCAACGACGCCGTGGTGATCGACGGCGTCCCGTACGTCGTCCCGATCGTGCTGGTGCTGCTGTTCGCGGGCACCTACGTGCTCAACCGCACGAAGTACGGCCGGCACCTCTACGCCGTCGGTGGCAACCAGGAAGCGGCCCGCCGCGCCGGTATCAACGTCGCGAAGCTGCGCACCAGTGTGTTCGTGATCAGTTCGTCGTTCGCGGCGATCGGCGCGATCGTGTACTCGTCGAAGATCGGCTCGGTCAACCCGCAGTCCGGTGGCCTCAACACGCTGCTGTTCGCGGTGGGTGCCGCGGTCATCGGCGGCACGTCGCTGTTCGGCGGCAAGGGCCGGATCATCGACGCGGTCATCGGTGGTGCCGTGCTGGCGATCGTGAACAACGGTCTCGGCCTGCTCCAGCAGTCGGCGGCCGTGGTGAACATCGTCACCGGTCTCGTCCTGCTGCTCGCCGCCACGGTCGACGCGCTGTCGCGGCGCCGAGCGGCTGCGTCGGCGCGCTGA
- a CDS encoding ATP-binding cassette domain-containing protein, with amino-acid sequence MSEPILDIKGLNKSFGPVHVLHDVDFAVRAGEVTALVGDNGAGKSTMVKCIAGIHPYDTGTVKFNGQEVHIHNPKDAASLGIEVVYQDLALADNLDIVQNMFLGRERGSSWLMDEASMEQAARETLASLSVRTVKSVRTPVSALSGGQRQTVAIAKSVLWNSKVVILDEPTAALGVAQTRQVLDLVRRLAEQGLGVVLISHNMADVFEVADRIDVLYLGRLVAEVQTKDVTTSQVVELITSGRSGDLGLARPESVVL; translated from the coding sequence ATGAGTGAGCCCATTCTCGACATCAAAGGCCTGAACAAGAGCTTCGGTCCGGTCCACGTCCTCCACGACGTGGACTTCGCCGTGCGGGCCGGTGAAGTGACCGCGCTCGTCGGCGACAACGGTGCCGGCAAATCGACGATGGTCAAGTGCATCGCCGGCATCCACCCGTACGACACGGGCACGGTGAAGTTCAACGGCCAGGAAGTCCACATCCACAACCCGAAGGACGCCGCCTCCCTCGGCATCGAGGTCGTCTACCAGGACCTCGCGCTGGCCGACAACCTCGACATCGTGCAGAACATGTTCCTCGGCCGTGAGCGCGGCAGCAGCTGGCTGATGGACGAAGCGAGCATGGAACAGGCCGCGCGCGAAACGCTGGCCTCCCTCTCGGTGCGCACCGTCAAGTCGGTGCGCACGCCCGTGTCCGCGCTCTCCGGTGGTCAGCGCCAGACCGTGGCCATCGCCAAGTCGGTGCTGTGGAACAGCAAGGTCGTGATCCTCGACGAGCCGACCGCCGCTCTCGGTGTCGCCCAGACCCGCCAGGTCCTCGACCTGGTCCGCCGGCTGGCCGAGCAAGGTCTCGGTGTGGTGCTGATCAGCCACAACATGGCGGACGTCTTCGAGGTCGCCGACCGCATCGACGTGCTGTACCTGGGCCGCCTGGTCGCCGAGGTCCAGACCAAGGACGTGACGACGAGCCAGGTGGTGGAGCTCATCACCTCCGGCCGCTCGGGCGACCTCGGCCTGGCCCGCCCCGAATCCGTCGTGCTGTGA
- a CDS encoding ROK family transcriptional regulator, giving the protein MTNSPVARPDEVRRHNRTTLLRLLHVGGPSTRASLAAELGLNRSTIKTLVDGLAEAGVVEERVPRPGRGAGRPSLLVLPQPHAAVVLAVDLQVEHVALALVGLGGQILGRNSWNLRGRMREADEVITHVIESAAVLAGDLGVTPVAVGVSVPGVVRRADGHVHEAPNLRWTDVALGERLSAVLNIPVLVGNDAELGALAEHLRGAARGSSDAVYVSADVGVGGGVIAQGSSLRGGAGYVGEIGHMVIRPGGRACYCGSSGCWETEIGEAALCRALGLPEDTARGAILFELRELARDPEAAAERLAEFAEWLTLGLVNVVNLLGPQLVVLGDLLTVLPDSVIRSVAAEVRRRSLVSRAVGGTRIVSSALGADVKLLGAAEVAFEVVLDTV; this is encoded by the coding sequence GTGACGAACTCACCCGTCGCACGACCGGACGAGGTGCGCCGGCACAACCGCACGACGCTGCTCCGTCTGCTGCACGTCGGCGGGCCGAGTACCCGGGCGAGCTTGGCAGCGGAGCTCGGGCTCAACCGGAGCACGATCAAAACGCTCGTCGACGGCCTCGCGGAAGCCGGGGTCGTCGAGGAGCGGGTCCCGAGGCCGGGCCGAGGGGCGGGCCGTCCCTCCCTCCTGGTCCTGCCCCAGCCCCACGCGGCGGTCGTGCTGGCGGTCGACCTGCAGGTCGAGCACGTGGCGCTCGCGCTCGTGGGGCTGGGCGGCCAGATCCTGGGCCGCAACAGCTGGAACCTGCGCGGGCGCATGCGGGAGGCCGACGAGGTCATCACGCACGTGATCGAGTCGGCCGCCGTGCTCGCCGGCGACCTCGGGGTCACGCCCGTGGCCGTCGGGGTGTCGGTGCCCGGGGTCGTGCGGCGCGCCGACGGCCACGTGCACGAGGCGCCGAACCTGCGCTGGACCGACGTCGCCCTCGGCGAGCGGTTGTCCGCCGTGCTCAACATCCCCGTCCTGGTCGGCAACGACGCCGAGCTCGGCGCCCTCGCCGAGCACCTGCGCGGCGCGGCCCGCGGTTCGTCCGACGCCGTCTACGTGTCCGCCGACGTCGGAGTCGGTGGCGGCGTGATCGCCCAGGGCTCGTCGCTGCGAGGTGGCGCCGGGTACGTCGGGGAGATCGGCCACATGGTCATCCGCCCCGGCGGCCGCGCCTGCTACTGCGGCAGCAGCGGCTGCTGGGAGACGGAGATCGGGGAGGCGGCGCTGTGCCGCGCCCTCGGCCTGCCCGAGGACACCGCCCGCGGCGCCATCCTGTTCGAGTTGCGTGAGCTGGCCCGCGACCCCGAAGCGGCGGCCGAGCGGCTCGCCGAGTTCGCGGAGTGGCTGACGCTCGGGCTCGTCAACGTGGTGAACCTCCTGGGGCCGCAGCTGGTGGTGCTGGGCGACCTGCTCACAGTGCTGCCGGACTCGGTGATCCGCTCGGTGGCCGCGGAGGTCCGCCGGCGCAGCCTGGTCAGCCGGGCGGTCGGCGGCACACGGATCGTCAGCTCGGCGCTGGGCGCCGACGTGAAGCTCCTGGGCGCGGCCGAGGTCGCGTTCGAAGTGGTCCTCGACACGGTCTGA
- a CDS encoding sugar ABC transporter substrate-binding protein codes for MRSRTLTLLAATASAGLVLTACGANSNTGGSGDTSASASAPAGGGANGKVGVILPETATSARWEAFDKPMLQAALQAQGFSADIQNAQGDNQKFSTLADGFISQGVKVLVIAPSDPAVGAAIEAKAKTAGIPVIDYDRPSLGGSAGYYVSFDNEKVGELQAQGMADALKDKKGAAVVQLEGAPTDNNATLFGDGHDKVLKPLYSSGALTLVQKQPINDWDPQVGGTTFEQIMTRVGNKVDGVVAANDELAGAVITVLKKYQLNGKVPVTGQDATAAGLQAILRGDQLLTIFKPIKQEADNTAKLAAALAKGDTAAADAIATGTLHDPKNNRDLKSVLLTPQLITVNDVKTVIQQGYVKASEVCTGDVAAKCTQYGIS; via the coding sequence ATGCGCAGCAGAACCCTTACCCTCCTTGCCGCCACGGCGAGCGCCGGCTTGGTGCTCACCGCGTGCGGTGCCAACTCGAACACCGGGGGCTCGGGGGACACCTCCGCCTCGGCTTCCGCTCCGGCGGGCGGCGGCGCCAACGGCAAGGTCGGCGTGATCCTGCCCGAGACCGCCACCTCCGCCCGGTGGGAGGCGTTCGACAAGCCGATGCTGCAGGCCGCTCTCCAGGCCCAGGGCTTCAGCGCCGACATCCAGAACGCCCAGGGTGACAACCAGAAGTTCTCGACGCTGGCCGACGGTTTCATCAGCCAGGGCGTCAAGGTCCTGGTCATCGCCCCGTCCGACCCGGCCGTCGGTGCCGCGATCGAGGCCAAGGCGAAGACCGCGGGCATCCCGGTCATCGACTACGACCGTCCGAGCCTCGGCGGTTCGGCCGGCTACTACGTCTCGTTCGACAACGAGAAGGTCGGCGAGCTGCAGGCGCAGGGCATGGCCGACGCGCTTAAGGACAAGAAGGGTGCCGCGGTCGTCCAGCTCGAGGGCGCCCCGACGGACAACAACGCGACCCTGTTCGGCGACGGCCACGACAAGGTCCTCAAGCCGCTGTACTCCTCGGGCGCGCTGACGCTGGTCCAGAAGCAGCCGATCAACGACTGGGACCCGCAGGTCGGCGGCACGACCTTCGAGCAGATCATGACCCGCGTGGGCAACAAGGTCGACGGTGTCGTCGCGGCGAACGACGAGCTCGCGGGCGCGGTCATCACCGTGCTGAAGAAGTACCAGCTCAACGGCAAGGTCCCGGTCACCGGCCAGGACGCGACCGCGGCCGGCCTGCAGGCGATCCTGCGCGGTGACCAGCTGCTGACGATCTTCAAGCCGATCAAGCAGGAGGCGGACAACACCGCCAAGCTGGCCGCGGCGCTGGCCAAGGGCGACACGGCCGCCGCCGACGCGATCGCCACCGGCACGCTGCACGACCCGAAGAACAACCGTGACCTCAAGTCGGTTCTGCTGACCCCGCAGCTGATCACGGTCAACGACGTCAAGACCGTGATCCAGCAGGGTTACGTCAAGGCGTCCGAGGTCTGCACCGGCGACGTCGCCGCGAAGTGCACCCAGTACGGCATCAGCTGA